The following proteins are co-located in the Mycolicibacterium goodii genome:
- a CDS encoding TetR/AcrR family transcriptional regulator produces MPTSDAAAPTDGGQRRASYQRARSHQTKRALVQAAMALWRTNGYARTTVADICRAAGVSRALFYFYFPAKEDVLFEVGLLSTRSAQNRVRSLLKADYEVVDVIAEALRSLERSMARNPPELIVETVLEGYRHEHRILAGTAGPVDPDGSDADMFGELFARAQADGKLAAHVDVAHLSRLAQVLVSAGVRHWAAGGYGERSFADVVTRDVAALVTGFDRTDP; encoded by the coding sequence ATGCCGACATCGGACGCGGCAGCACCCACTGACGGTGGTCAACGACGCGCGTCGTATCAACGCGCGCGGTCACACCAGACCAAGCGCGCACTGGTTCAGGCCGCGATGGCGTTGTGGCGCACCAACGGCTACGCCAGAACCACCGTCGCCGACATCTGCCGCGCCGCGGGAGTGTCCCGTGCGCTGTTCTACTTCTATTTCCCTGCCAAGGAGGACGTGCTGTTCGAGGTGGGACTGCTGTCCACCCGATCCGCCCAGAACCGCGTGCGATCACTGCTCAAGGCCGACTATGAGGTGGTGGACGTCATCGCCGAGGCGCTGCGCAGTCTCGAGCGGTCGATGGCGCGCAACCCACCCGAGTTGATCGTCGAGACCGTCCTGGAGGGCTACCGGCACGAACACCGGATCCTCGCCGGCACCGCCGGCCCGGTCGATCCAGATGGCAGCGACGCCGACATGTTCGGCGAACTGTTCGCCAGGGCACAGGCCGACGGCAAGCTCGCGGCCCACGTCGACGTCGCACACCTGTCGCGGCTGGCACAGGTCCTCGTCAGCGCAGGCGTACGGCACTGGGCCGCTGGAGGTTACGGCGAACGCTCGTTCGCCGATGTCGTGACGCGCGACGTCGCCGCGCTGGTCACCGGATTCGACCGGACCGACCCCTGA
- a CDS encoding cytochrome P450, whose amino-acid sequence MTKPETKPEFTSEAGPALRFDPFSEQYFENPFDIYRQMRDEAPLYHDAEQDFYALSRHEDVAAALKDHEAFSSSRGCDLAMVKGDEPPQKSIIFMDPPEHRHMRSLLNKAFTPRAIQSQRDTIVEQVEYYLGQIGSDEFDVVQDFSAPFPVEVITRMAGVEPEYRQQVRHWIDTSLSREPGQVAYSEAGMKANIDTAMYYYSLVQKRRENPQDDMISRLIAAEIPGENGRLRRLDDVEITGFATLLGGAGAETVTKLIGTATVTFAKFGEQWRKLLDDRSKVGAAVEELLRYEGPVQYNVRYTLKEAQVPSGTIPAGKPVFLLKASANRDERAWTDPDVFDIDRDRTEAQNLGLGYGIHSCLGAALARLESTIALEKLLDFMPRYEVRWDGLQRVHMQNVAGYSHVPVRVLRR is encoded by the coding sequence ATGACCAAGCCCGAGACGAAGCCCGAGTTCACCTCTGAGGCCGGGCCTGCCTTGAGATTCGATCCCTTCTCCGAGCAGTACTTCGAGAACCCGTTCGACATCTACCGGCAGATGCGTGACGAGGCACCGCTGTACCACGACGCCGAACAGGATTTCTACGCGCTGTCGCGTCATGAGGATGTCGCGGCCGCGCTGAAGGACCACGAGGCGTTCTCATCGTCGCGGGGCTGCGATCTGGCGATGGTGAAGGGCGACGAACCGCCGCAGAAGTCGATCATCTTCATGGATCCACCCGAGCACCGCCACATGCGCAGCTTGCTCAACAAGGCGTTCACACCACGTGCGATCCAGTCGCAACGCGACACCATCGTCGAACAGGTCGAGTACTACCTCGGCCAGATCGGCTCCGACGAGTTCGACGTCGTGCAGGACTTCTCGGCCCCGTTCCCGGTCGAGGTGATCACCCGGATGGCCGGCGTCGAACCCGAATACCGCCAGCAGGTGCGGCACTGGATCGACACCAGCCTGTCGCGCGAACCCGGCCAGGTGGCCTACTCCGAGGCGGGCATGAAGGCCAACATCGACACCGCGATGTACTACTACTCGCTGGTGCAGAAGCGCCGCGAGAACCCACAGGACGACATGATCAGCCGGTTGATCGCCGCGGAGATCCCCGGTGAGAACGGCCGGTTGCGCCGCCTCGATGACGTCGAGATCACCGGTTTCGCAACGCTTCTGGGTGGTGCGGGCGCCGAGACCGTCACCAAGCTGATCGGTACCGCCACGGTGACGTTCGCGAAGTTCGGCGAGCAGTGGCGCAAACTGCTCGACGACCGCAGCAAGGTGGGCGCGGCCGTCGAGGAACTCCTGCGCTACGAGGGGCCGGTGCAGTACAACGTGCGCTACACGCTCAAGGAAGCGCAGGTGCCCAGCGGCACCATACCGGCGGGAAAACCGGTGTTCCTGCTCAAGGCCTCGGCCAACCGCGACGAGCGGGCGTGGACCGATCCGGATGTCTTCGACATCGACCGCGACCGCACCGAGGCGCAGAACCTGGGCCTCGGCTACGGCATCCACAGCTGCCTCGGCGCCGCGCTCGCCCGCCTGGAGAGCACGATCGCCTTGGAGAAACTGCTCGACTTCATGCCGCGTTACGAGGTCAGGTGGGACGGCCTACAGCGCGTGCACATGCAGAACGTCGCGGGTTACTCCCATGTGCCGGTGCGGGTGTTGCGCCGATGA
- a CDS encoding NAD(P)-dependent oxidoreductase, with protein sequence MRIGFIGAGRMGAPMVQRLTGAGHDVRALGRIDEKRAVVGALGATPVATAADAVREADIVIVCVFTDEQVRGICTDDLLDAMAPGAVLVLHTTGSPRTAEDIAARAAHRRIAVIDAPVSGGPHDVAAGSVTVFAGGDADALERAGAALRAYAEPVLHVGPVGAGQRVKLINNTLFAAQIGIVAEGVRLARELGVEESTMLTALTHGSAAGRALSGVAATGSAEKFKARVGEFLGKDVAVVRKTVAELGADLGILDNAVDAALRRS encoded by the coding sequence ATGCGCATCGGTTTCATCGGCGCCGGACGCATGGGCGCCCCGATGGTGCAGCGGCTCACCGGGGCGGGCCACGACGTCCGTGCGCTGGGCCGCATCGACGAGAAGCGTGCTGTGGTGGGCGCATTGGGCGCGACGCCCGTGGCCACCGCGGCCGACGCGGTGCGCGAGGCCGACATCGTGATCGTGTGCGTGTTCACCGATGAGCAGGTGCGCGGGATCTGCACGGACGACCTGCTCGACGCCATGGCGCCGGGCGCCGTGCTCGTCCTGCACACGACCGGAAGTCCGCGCACGGCCGAGGACATCGCCGCTCGAGCCGCGCACCGCCGCATCGCGGTGATCGACGCACCGGTCAGCGGCGGGCCGCACGACGTCGCGGCCGGATCGGTGACGGTGTTCGCCGGCGGGGATGCCGACGCGCTCGAGCGCGCGGGCGCCGCGCTGCGTGCCTACGCCGAGCCGGTTCTGCACGTAGGACCGGTCGGCGCGGGCCAGCGCGTCAAGCTGATCAACAACACGTTGTTCGCGGCGCAGATCGGCATCGTGGCCGAGGGTGTGCGTCTGGCCCGGGAACTCGGAGTCGAGGAGTCGACAATGCTGACCGCGCTCACCCACGGCAGCGCCGCCGGCCGCGCGTTGAGTGGTGTCGCGGCGACCGGATCGGCGGAGAAGTTCAAGGCCAGGGTCGGTGAGTTTCTCGGCAAGGACGTCGCGGTGGTCCGCAAGACCGTGGCCGAGCTCGGCGCTGACCTCGGGATCCTCGACAACGCGGTTGACGCGGCGCTGCGCCGGAGCTGA
- a CDS encoding NADPH:quinone oxidoreductase family protein, producing MRAAVCPRYGPPEVVRIEDVPPPALGTGQVRVRVGAAAVNFPDVLLVADKYQVNVPAPFVPGSEFAGVVTEIADGVTGFAIGDRVVGTGMYGAFAEQVCVDTATLRPAVDRHDDRVAAASGVAHRTAFHALRSTARICPGDDVVVLGAGGGVGLAAVQLAVAVGARVTAVASSPEKLDAAARYGAHHLVDHKAGPLRAALRDAVPHGAHAVIDPVGGELSEPALRTLRRGGRFVTIGFASGVIPRIPLNLVLVKGAQIVGFQFRDVAPEEFARNESELTQMLASGAVTPHIGAVYPLAEAAAALRHVAEGRAVGKVVLDVG from the coding sequence GTGCGCGCCGCCGTTTGCCCGCGGTACGGACCGCCCGAGGTTGTCCGTATCGAGGATGTGCCGCCGCCCGCACTCGGGACCGGTCAGGTGCGGGTGCGCGTCGGGGCGGCCGCGGTGAACTTCCCCGATGTGCTGCTGGTGGCCGACAAGTATCAGGTGAACGTGCCTGCGCCGTTCGTCCCCGGCAGCGAGTTCGCCGGTGTCGTGACCGAAATCGCCGACGGTGTAACGGGTTTTGCCATCGGGGACCGCGTGGTCGGCACCGGCATGTACGGCGCGTTCGCCGAACAGGTGTGCGTCGACACCGCCACGTTGCGGCCCGCCGTCGACCGCCACGACGACCGTGTCGCGGCCGCATCCGGCGTCGCGCACCGCACCGCGTTTCACGCCCTGCGTTCGACGGCGCGGATCTGTCCGGGCGACGACGTCGTGGTGCTCGGCGCAGGAGGCGGCGTCGGGCTTGCCGCGGTGCAACTCGCGGTGGCCGTCGGCGCCCGGGTCACCGCGGTGGCGTCGTCACCGGAAAAGCTCGATGCCGCAGCGCGATACGGTGCCCATCACCTCGTCGACCACAAAGCCGGGCCGCTGCGCGCGGCGCTGCGCGACGCCGTCCCCCACGGCGCGCACGCGGTCATCGACCCGGTCGGCGGTGAACTGTCCGAACCCGCCCTGCGCACACTGCGGCGCGGCGGACGGTTCGTCACCATCGGGTTCGCCTCCGGCGTCATCCCCCGGATACCGCTGAACCTCGTGCTGGTGAAGGGCGCGCAGATCGTCGGCTTCCAGTTCCGCGACGTCGCGCCGGAGGAGTTCGCCCGCAACGAATCCGAGCTCACCCAGATGTTGGCCTCGGGCGCCGTGACGCCGCACATCGGCGCGGTCTATCCCCTCGCCGAGGCCGCGGCCGCGTTGCGCCATGTCGCCGAGGGCCGGGCCGTGGGCAAGGTGGTCCTGGACGTCGGCTGA
- a CDS encoding DUF1330 domain-containing protein: MPAKGYVIITEDIKNPEGMAEYAKAAGPTMAGATILAVDQKAEVVEGTWHGTQTVVLEFPSVEAAREWYFSDAYQNAAKIRQSAAECNGVIVTGFPS; encoded by the coding sequence ATGCCGGCAAAGGGCTATGTGATCATCACCGAGGACATCAAGAACCCGGAAGGCATGGCCGAGTACGCCAAGGCCGCCGGCCCCACCATGGCGGGTGCGACCATCCTCGCCGTCGACCAGAAGGCCGAGGTGGTCGAGGGCACCTGGCACGGTACCCAGACCGTCGTGCTGGAGTTCCCGTCCGTCGAGGCGGCGCGTGAATGGTACTTCTCCGACGCCTATCAGAACGCCGCCAAGATCCGGCAGAGTGCCGCCGAGTGCAACGGGGTCATCGTCACGGGCTTCCCGTCCTGA
- a CDS encoding ferredoxin, which yields MRVRVDEDRCAGHGMCLTLCPEVFEMSDDGWAVADPGELPAGLEGAAHQAIQNCPERAIIEITD from the coding sequence ATGCGGGTCAGGGTCGACGAGGACCGCTGTGCCGGCCACGGCATGTGCCTGACACTGTGCCCCGAGGTCTTCGAGATGTCAGACGACGGCTGGGCGGTGGCCGATCCGGGTGAGCTGCCCGCCGGACTCGAAGGCGCCGCCCATCAGGCGATCCAGAACTGCCCGGAACGAGCGATCATCGAGATCACCGATTAG
- a CDS encoding phosphotransferase family protein, with product MDDAALPGKGEPLTAHFLSGGTQNVIYELRRGEARCVLRMPPPGAPPDRDKGILREWRIISALDGTDVPHTEAVGMCDDPGVLGRAFYLMGHVDGWSPMDRHGVWPEPFNSDLGARAGLSYQLAEGIALLSKVDWRERGLADLGRPDGFHERQVDRWIGFLQRIRRRDLPGLDVATDWLRAHRPLDYIPGVMHGDYQFANVMYRHGAPATLAAIVDWEMGTVGDPKLDLAWMVQSWPSAEGAHGGMDYVDMRGMPARDDVVAHYAEVSGRQVDDLDYYLVLARWKLAIVLEQGFQRAGDDQKLLAFGPVVTSLMASAAELAESTDYRG from the coding sequence ATGGACGACGCGGCGCTCCCGGGCAAGGGCGAACCGCTGACCGCGCATTTCCTGTCCGGAGGCACGCAGAACGTCATCTACGAATTGCGCCGCGGCGAGGCGCGATGCGTGCTGCGCATGCCGCCGCCGGGCGCACCGCCCGACCGCGACAAGGGCATCCTGCGCGAGTGGCGCATCATCTCCGCGCTCGACGGCACCGATGTGCCCCACACCGAGGCCGTCGGCATGTGCGACGACCCCGGCGTGCTGGGCCGGGCGTTCTACCTGATGGGCCACGTCGACGGCTGGTCCCCCATGGATCGGCACGGCGTGTGGCCCGAACCGTTCAACAGCGACCTCGGCGCTCGGGCGGGCCTGAGTTACCAACTGGCCGAGGGCATTGCGCTGCTCTCCAAGGTCGACTGGCGCGAACGCGGACTGGCGGACCTGGGCCGACCCGACGGTTTCCACGAGCGGCAGGTCGACCGCTGGATCGGCTTCCTGCAACGGATCAGGCGACGCGACCTGCCCGGGTTGGACGTCGCGACCGACTGGCTGCGCGCGCACAGGCCGCTCGACTACATCCCCGGTGTCATGCACGGCGACTACCAGTTCGCCAATGTGATGTACCGCCACGGCGCCCCCGCGACGCTGGCGGCGATCGTCGACTGGGAGATGGGCACGGTCGGGGACCCAAAGCTCGATCTGGCGTGGATGGTGCAGAGTTGGCCGAGCGCCGAGGGTGCACACGGTGGAATGGATTATGTCGACATGCGTGGCATGCCCGCACGCGACGACGTGGTCGCGCACTACGCCGAGGTGTCGGGACGTCAGGTCGACGATCTGGACTACTACCTGGTGCTGGCCAGGTGGAAGCTCGCGATCGTGCTGGAGCAGGGCTTCCAGCGTGCCGGTGACGACCAGAAATTGCTCGCGTTCGGCCCGGTGGTGACGAGCCTGATGGCCTCGGCGGCCGAACTCGCCGAATCCACCGACTACCGGGGCTGA
- a CDS encoding ferredoxin, translating into MTKKIHVDFGLCESNGVCMGVIPEVFDLDEQDYLHVLCDEVTPQIEERVREAVRQCPRQAISIDEV; encoded by the coding sequence ATGACGAAGAAGATTCACGTGGATTTCGGATTGTGTGAGAGCAACGGCGTCTGCATGGGTGTCATCCCCGAGGTGTTCGACCTCGACGAGCAGGACTACCTGCACGTACTCTGCGACGAGGTGACCCCACAGATCGAGGAACGCGTCCGGGAGGCCGTGCGGCAGTGCCCGCGGCAGGCCATCTCGATCGACGAAGTGTAG
- a CDS encoding cytochrome P450, with product MTQPTTSAAPDLYYDPYNIQLNMEPHEVFARIREEAPLYHNEQHDFYALSRYHDVNKAVIDHETFISGRGALLELIKSGMEIPPGTLIFEDPPIHNIHRNLLSRMFTPRKVLALEPQIREFTTRCLDAVGGSDRFDFVNDLGEQMPMRVIGMLLGIPEDRQRAITDHGEQTLQGQTVDALATGEVFAEFIDWRAENPSDDIMTDLLNAEFEDETGTVRRLRRDELLLYLTVIATAGSETTTRALGWAGKTLADHPDQRRDLVTNPALIPQAIEELLRWEPPALQIARYVTRDVEYYGQTVPAGSAMLMLVGAANRDHRRFPPDGDVFDIHREQFSHMTFGAGTHFCMGNALARLELRVALEEILKRYREWEVDWDNARPSETAAVRGWAAMPTFVR from the coding sequence ATGACTCAGCCCACCACCAGTGCCGCACCAGACCTGTACTACGACCCGTACAACATCCAGCTCAACATGGAACCGCACGAGGTTTTCGCGCGGATCCGCGAAGAGGCGCCGCTGTATCACAACGAACAGCACGACTTCTACGCACTGAGCCGGTACCACGACGTCAACAAGGCCGTGATCGACCACGAGACGTTCATCTCGGGCCGCGGCGCGTTGCTCGAGCTCATCAAGAGCGGCATGGAGATCCCGCCCGGCACACTGATTTTCGAGGATCCGCCGATCCACAACATCCACCGCAACCTGCTGTCGCGGATGTTCACGCCCCGCAAGGTGCTCGCCCTGGAACCCCAGATCCGGGAGTTCACCACGCGCTGCCTCGACGCGGTGGGCGGGTCGGACAGGTTCGACTTCGTCAACGACCTCGGCGAGCAGATGCCCATGCGCGTCATCGGCATGCTGCTGGGCATCCCCGAGGACCGTCAGCGCGCGATCACCGACCACGGCGAACAGACGCTGCAGGGCCAGACCGTCGACGCACTGGCCACCGGTGAGGTGTTCGCGGAGTTCATCGACTGGCGCGCCGAGAATCCGTCCGACGACATCATGACCGACCTGCTCAACGCGGAGTTCGAGGACGAGACGGGTACGGTCCGCAGGCTGCGCCGCGACGAACTGCTGCTGTATCTGACCGTCATCGCCACCGCGGGTTCGGAGACCACGACGCGCGCACTGGGGTGGGCGGGCAAGACCCTGGCCGACCACCCGGACCAGCGCCGCGACCTCGTGACGAACCCGGCCCTGATTCCGCAGGCCATCGAGGAGCTGCTGCGCTGGGAGCCGCCGGCCCTGCAGATCGCCCGCTACGTCACGCGCGACGTCGAGTACTACGGGCAGACCGTGCCTGCCGGATCGGCGATGCTCATGCTCGTCGGGGCCGCCAACCGTGACCACCGGCGTTTCCCGCCGGATGGCGACGTGTTCGACATCCATCGGGAACAGTTCTCGCACATGACCTTTGGCGCGGGTACGCACTTCTGCATGGGCAACGCACTGGCCCGACTCGAGCTTCGGGTAGCGCTCGAGGAGATCCTCAAGCGCTACCGCGAGTGGGAGGTCGACTGGGACAACGCCAGGCCGTCGGAGACCGCCGCGGTGCGCGGCTGGGCAGCCATGCCCACATTCGTGCGCTGA
- a CDS encoding acyl-CoA dehydrogenase family protein produces MAWDFETDPEYQEVLDWADEFVREKVEPLDLVWPHQQFVPLEGKRREAIDPLKAEVRRKGLWATHLGPDLGGQGYGQLKLALLNEILGRSQWAPIVFGCQAPDTGNAEIIAHYGTDEQKKRYLRPLLDGELFSCYSMTEPHAGADPTLFTTRAEKDADGSSWVINGWKFFSSNAATSSFLIVMVVTNPDVNAYQGMSMFLVPTDTPGVEIVRNIGLYGERDNAGQHALIHYDNVRVPNDALLGGEGQAFVIAQTRLGGGRIHHAMRTIGLARKALDMMCERALSRKTQGSRLSDKQFVQGYIADSYAQLLQFRLMVLYTAWEIDKYNDYKKVRKDIAAVKVVMPTVLHDIAWRAMQVHGALGVTNEMPFLGMVTGAAVMGLADGPTEVHKTTVAKQLLRDYQATEDTWPTEWIPRKREAARAKLADYLENEVGNL; encoded by the coding sequence ATGGCGTGGGATTTCGAGACCGACCCCGAATATCAGGAGGTCCTCGACTGGGCCGACGAGTTCGTCCGGGAGAAGGTCGAACCGCTCGACCTGGTGTGGCCACACCAGCAGTTCGTCCCACTGGAGGGCAAGCGGCGCGAAGCGATCGACCCGCTGAAAGCAGAGGTCCGCCGAAAAGGCCTGTGGGCCACCCATCTGGGCCCTGACCTCGGCGGTCAGGGTTACGGGCAGCTCAAACTGGCGCTGCTCAACGAGATTCTCGGCCGGTCACAGTGGGCTCCCATCGTGTTCGGTTGCCAGGCCCCCGACACCGGCAACGCCGAGATCATCGCGCACTACGGCACCGACGAGCAGAAAAAGCGCTACCTGCGCCCGTTGCTCGACGGTGAGTTGTTCTCGTGCTACTCGATGACCGAACCGCATGCGGGCGCGGACCCGACGCTGTTCACCACCCGCGCGGAAAAGGACGCGGATGGGTCGAGCTGGGTCATCAACGGCTGGAAGTTCTTCTCCTCCAACGCTGCCACCTCGTCGTTCCTCATCGTCATGGTCGTGACCAACCCCGATGTCAACGCCTACCAGGGCATGTCGATGTTCCTGGTGCCCACCGACACCCCGGGCGTCGAGATCGTCCGCAACATCGGCCTGTACGGCGAACGCGACAACGCGGGTCAGCACGCCCTGATCCACTACGACAACGTGCGCGTGCCCAACGACGCGCTGCTCGGTGGTGAGGGACAGGCGTTCGTCATCGCGCAGACGCGACTCGGCGGCGGGCGGATCCACCACGCGATGCGCACGATCGGGCTCGCACGCAAGGCGCTCGACATGATGTGCGAGCGCGCGTTGAGCCGCAAGACTCAGGGAAGCAGGTTGTCCGACAAGCAGTTCGTGCAGGGCTACATCGCCGACTCGTATGCGCAGTTGCTGCAGTTCCGTCTGATGGTGCTCTACACCGCATGGGAGATCGACAAATACAACGACTACAAGAAGGTCCGCAAGGACATCGCCGCGGTCAAGGTGGTCATGCCCACCGTGCTGCACGACATCGCTTGGCGCGCAATGCAGGTGCACGGCGCGCTCGGGGTCACCAACGAGATGCCGTTCCTCGGCATGGTCACCGGTGCGGCCGTCATGGGCCTGGCCGACGGCCCCACCGAGGTGCACAAGACCACCGTCGCCAAGCAACTGCTGCGCGATTACCAGGCCACCGAGGACACCTGGCCCACCGAGTGGATCCCCCGCAAGCGTGAGGCCGCCCGCGCCAAACTGGCCGACTACCTGGAGAACGAGGTGGGCAACCTGTGA
- a CDS encoding LLM class F420-dependent oxidoreductase encodes MRYSITHPMHTHPYHPDLVSGSGVAAVAAAAEAAGFSGFGFTDHPAPSQRWLDAGGHDAVDPFVAMAYAAAQTTALRLVPNIVVLPYRNPFVVAKSGATLDLLSGGRFTLAVGVGYLKREFAALGVEFDERTELFDEALDVIRGIWAGDDFNYQGKHFSARGITAHPRPVNPPPIWIGGNTAAARVRVARHGDGWCPFAAPPGLARTAGTAAIDSIDRLAAGIEDLCARVAAAERDPAGIDIVFNNFEGGNPGDDDFDADAYLAGVEKLRALGVTWLHVTIPGDSLAHALETIERFGETVIAG; translated from the coding sequence GTGCGCTACAGCATCACGCATCCGATGCACACCCACCCCTACCACCCGGACCTGGTGAGCGGGTCCGGTGTGGCGGCGGTGGCGGCCGCGGCCGAGGCCGCGGGTTTCTCCGGGTTCGGTTTCACCGACCACCCGGCGCCGTCGCAGCGTTGGCTCGACGCAGGCGGGCACGACGCGGTCGACCCGTTCGTGGCGATGGCGTACGCGGCCGCGCAGACCACCGCGCTGCGGTTGGTGCCCAACATCGTGGTGTTGCCGTACCGGAACCCGTTCGTGGTGGCCAAATCCGGTGCGACGCTCGACCTGCTCTCCGGTGGGCGGTTCACCCTCGCCGTCGGGGTGGGCTACCTCAAACGTGAGTTCGCCGCGCTCGGTGTGGAGTTCGACGAGCGCACCGAATTGTTCGACGAGGCCCTCGACGTCATCCGCGGGATCTGGGCAGGTGACGACTTCAACTACCAGGGAAAGCATTTCAGCGCCAGGGGCATCACGGCGCATCCGCGGCCGGTGAACCCGCCGCCGATCTGGATCGGCGGCAACACCGCGGCGGCCAGGGTGCGCGTGGCCAGGCACGGCGATGGATGGTGCCCGTTCGCGGCGCCGCCCGGACTTGCGCGGACCGCGGGAACCGCCGCGATCGACTCGATCGACCGGCTCGCGGCCGGAATCGAGGACCTATGCGCCAGAGTCGCTGCCGCCGAACGTGATCCGGCGGGAATCGACATCGTGTTCAACAACTTCGAGGGCGGCAACCCCGGGGACGACGATTTCGACGCCGATGCCTATCTGGCGGGTGTCGAGAAACTCCGTGCGCTCGGCGTGACGTGGCTGCACGTGACGATCCCGGGTGACAGCCTCGCCCATGCGCTGGAAACCATCGAAAGGTTCGGCGAAACGGTGATCGCCGGTTGA
- a CDS encoding cytochrome P450, which yields MAIDPTGIDFFRDERLVDDPYPFFEALRNKCPVSREDHHDVTMVTGWEEAVQVYNDEQTFSSCISVTGPFPGFPVSLEGRSPEEVTALIDKHRDELPFSDQLPTLDPPTHTNHRSLLMRLITPKRLKENEDAMWRLADEVLDGFLAPGRGEFIKGFAGPFTLLVIADLLGIPDEDRQSFVNGIKQHSGGGVGSTNTESLAHSPLEFLYGQFADYATDRRANPRDDVLTGLATATFPDGTLPDVGDVARVATNVFSAGQETTVRLLGTALKILGERPEIQQRLRDDRSLIPNFIEEALRIESPVKGDFRLSRCPVTIGDTELSAGTTVMVLNGAANRDPRRFEDPDTFDPARKNARQHLAFGRGIHSCPGAPLARAETRVGLERLLDRTTDIRIAEAEHGPAGNRRYDYIPTFILRGLTELHLEFDT from the coding sequence ATGGCGATCGACCCCACCGGAATCGATTTCTTCCGCGATGAGCGTTTGGTCGACGACCCGTACCCGTTCTTCGAGGCGCTGCGCAACAAGTGCCCGGTCAGCCGCGAGGACCACCACGACGTGACGATGGTGACCGGTTGGGAGGAAGCGGTCCAGGTCTACAACGACGAGCAGACGTTCTCGTCGTGCATCTCGGTCACCGGCCCGTTCCCGGGGTTCCCGGTGTCGCTCGAGGGCCGCAGCCCCGAAGAGGTCACCGCGCTGATCGACAAGCACCGCGACGAACTGCCGTTCAGCGATCAGTTGCCGACCCTCGATCCGCCCACCCACACCAATCACCGCTCGCTGCTCATGCGGCTGATCACGCCCAAGCGCCTCAAGGAGAACGAGGACGCGATGTGGCGGCTCGCCGACGAGGTGCTCGACGGCTTTCTCGCACCCGGCCGCGGCGAGTTCATCAAGGGCTTCGCGGGACCGTTCACGCTGCTGGTGATCGCCGACCTGCTCGGCATCCCCGACGAGGACCGCCAATCGTTCGTCAACGGCATCAAGCAGCACTCCGGCGGCGGTGTCGGCAGCACCAATACCGAGTCACTGGCGCACAGCCCGCTGGAGTTCCTGTACGGCCAGTTCGCCGACTACGCCACCGACCGCCGCGCCAATCCGCGCGACGACGTGCTGACCGGCCTGGCCACCGCGACGTTCCCCGACGGCACCCTGCCCGATGTCGGTGACGTCGCCCGCGTGGCCACCAACGTGTTCTCGGCCGGCCAGGAGACCACGGTCCGCCTGCTGGGCACCGCGCTGAAGATCCTCGGTGAGCGGCCCGAGATCCAGCAGCGGCTGCGCGACGACCGCAGCCTGATACCGAATTTCATCGAAGAGGCGCTGCGGATCGAGAGCCCCGTCAAGGGCGACTTCCGGCTGTCGCGGTGCCCGGTGACCATCGGTGACACCGAACTGAGCGCGGGCACCACGGTGATGGTGCTCAACGGTGCGGCCAACCGCGACCCGCGGCGGTTCGAAGATCCCGACACCTTCGACCCCGCCCGCAAGAACGCCCGCCAGCATCTGGCATTCGGTCGCGGCATCCACAGTTGCCCGGGCGCACCGCTGGCACGTGCCGAGACCCGCGTCGGACTGGAACGTCTGCTCGATCGCACCACCGACATCCGGATCGCCGAGGCCGAACACGGCCCGGCGGGCAACCGCCGCTACGACTACATCCCGACGTTCATCCTGCGCGGGCTCACCGAGCTGCACCTGGAGTTCGACACCTGA